One stretch of Prunus persica cultivar Lovell chromosome G1, Prunus_persica_NCBIv2, whole genome shotgun sequence DNA includes these proteins:
- the LOC18791281 gene encoding uncharacterized protein LOC18791281 codes for MFGGQGRAPANEVELFNLRHSSLRNVIERIFGIFQSRFTIFKSASPFPYATQTEIVLACVELHNFLRKECRSDEFPVELEDESSSSSSLSVNEGDPELVFQTQEQQ; via the coding sequence ATGTTTGGTGGTCAAGGTCGTGCACCTGCAAATGAAGTTGAGTTGTTCAATCTTCGTCATTCATCCTTGAGGAATGTCATTGAGAGGATATTTGGTATATTTCAGTCACGATTTACAATTTTCAAGTCTGCATCTCCATTCCCATATGCGACACAAACAGAGATAGTGTTAGCTTGTGTAGAACTACACAATTTTCTTCGAAAAGAGTGTAGATCTGACGAATTTCCTGTTGAATTGGAGGACgaatcttcttcatcttcatcgttATCGGTTAATGAAGGGGATCCTGAACTAGTTTTCCAAACACAAGAACAACAATGA
- the LOC109946726 gene encoding egg cell-secreted protein 1.1-like, producing the protein MSRKVEAIFSLLLMAACAATGLAHVPPPPALPLLPPIPGLLPPGIPGLPLPGNPDDIAKCWSSLQNVPGCAWKIYTSISTGKFVVGPACCKAFQAIDQNCLLKMFPFFPSFPPLIKSNCANVAAPKAGGLKQ; encoded by the coding sequence ATGTCTAGAAAAGTTGAAGCAATATTTTCACTACTGCTAATGGCAGCATGTGCTGCAACCGGCCTGGCGCATGTGCCACCCCCACCAGCATTGCCTCTCCTTCCACCGATCCCAGGCCTATTGCCACCAGGGATCCCAGGGTTGCCACTGCCAGGGAACCCGGATGACATAGCAAAGTGTTGGTCTTCACTTCAGAACGTTCCAGGGTGTGCATGGAAAATTTATACCTCAATCTCTACTGGTAAATTTGTAGTAGGCCCTGCTTGTTGCAAGGCCTTCCAAGCAATTGACCAGAATTGCTTGCTGAAAATGTTCCCATTCTTTCCTTCATTTCCTCCATTGATCAAGAGCAACTGTGCAAATGTTGCTGCTCCTAAAGCAGGTGGGTTAAAGCAGTAG
- the LOC18793572 gene encoding uncharacterized protein LOC18793572, which produces MCNPLLSKHVFLLVLCIAVWNLPIISARNQATLASDPPLTTVHINNNLPIALEYFTIHCKTNTEDLGVYEIACNTAYDWSFRFGGVTLLTCAINFRRYPQGRLEDVFGVFDMYVADRDKSRCPTNCIWNVTEGGVYGYRDYNVGDSDISLEWPKPPPQMS; this is translated from the coding sequence atgtGCAATCCTCTTCTTAGCAAACATGTCTTTCTGCTTGTGTTGTGCATTGCTGTTTGGAATCTGCCAATCATCTCTGCAAGAAACCAAGCAACCTTGGCATCAGACCCACCATTAACCACTGTTCATATCAACAACAATCTTCCAATTGCTTTGGAATATTTTACAATTCACTGTAAAACAAATACCGAAGACTTGGGAGTCTATGAAATAGCTTGCAACACTGCCTATGACTGGAGTTTTCGCTTTGGAGGGGTCACGCTTTTGACTTGTGCTATAAATTTTCGACGCTACCCGCAGGGTCGTTTGGAGGACGTGTTTGGAGTCTTTGACATGTATGTTGCTGATAGGGATAAGAGTAGGTGCCCCACAAACTGCATTTGGAATGTGACTGAGGGTGGAGTTTATGGTTATAGAGACTACAATGTCGGAGACAGTGATATCTCTCTTGAGTGGCCTAAACCACCACCGCAGATGAGCTAA
- the LOC18793953 gene encoding mitogen-activated protein kinase kinase 9, with amino-acid sequence MALIRQRRQLNLSLPLPEPSECRPYFSVSLPPTAAVTTAVTNNPSFGAISAADLEKLQVLGHGNSGTVYKVNHKQTSTTYALKRVHGNSNDPTVRRQLFREMEILRRTDSPHVIRCHAIFEKPSGDIGILMEYMDSGSLETLLKAQGTFAEPNLAHVASQVLNGLNYLHNNKIIHRDIKPANVLVNSNMEMKIADFGVSKILCRTLDACNSYVGTCAYMSPERFNPDIYGGNYNGYAGDIWSLGLTLMELYMGHFPLLPPGQKPDWATLMCAICFGEPPSLPEGVSEEFRSFIECCLQKESEKRWTAAQLLTHPFVSKDPRVSIS; translated from the coding sequence atgGCTCTCATTCGACAACGCCGCCAGCTTAATCTCAGCCTCCCCTTGCCCGAACCCTCCGAGTGCCGCCCATATTTCTCTGTTTCCCTCCCTCCCACCGCTGCTGTTACCACCGCCGTCACAAACAACCCTTCCTTCGGCGCTATCTCCGCCGCCGATCTCGAGAAACTTCAAGTCCTCGGCCACGGTAACAGCGGCACCGTCTACAAGGTAAATCACAAGCAGACTTCCACCACCTACGCTCTCAAACGCGTCCATGGCAACTCCAACGACCCTACAGTCCGCCGTCAACTCTTCCGCGAGATGGAGATCCTCCGCCGCACTGACTCTCCCCACGTCATCCGCTGCCACGCTATCTTTGAGAAGCCGTCGGGAGATATCGGCATCCTCATGGAGTACATGGACTCCGGCTCCCTCGAGACCTTGCTTAAAGCCCAAGGCACCTTCGCCGAGCCCAATCTTGCCCACGTCGCCAGCCAAGTTCTTAACGGCCTCAACTACCTCCACAACAACAAGATCATCCACCGCGACATCAAACCCGCCAATGTTTTGGTGAACAGCAACATGGAAATGAAAATCGCCGACTTTGGCGTGAGCAAGATCCTTTGCCGGACCTTGGACGCCTGCAATTCCTACGTGGGTACTTGTGCTTACATGAGCCCTGAAAGATTCAACCCGGATATTTACGGCGGCAATTACAACGGCTACGCCGGTGACATATGGAGCCTAGGGCTGACCCTGATGGAGCTTTACATGGGTCACTTTCCGTTGTTGCCTCCGGGTCAGAAACCCGACTGGGCCACGCTTATGTGCGCCATATGTTTCGGAGAGCCGCCGAGCTTGCCCGAGGGGGTGTCAGAGGAGTTTCGGAGTTTCATAGAGTGTTGCTTGCAGAAGGAGTCCGAAAAGAGGTGGACCGCCGCTCAGCTTTTGACCCACCCGTTCGTCTCTAAAGATCCTCGTGTATCCATTTCCTAA
- the LOC18793221 gene encoding probable leucine-rich repeat receptor-like protein kinase At2g33170 produces MIIDFERVTKMSKKWELRRALELEFAGILLALTLLASTSEGLNTEGLYLLELKKSIQDEFYFLGNWNSSDQTPCGWIGVNCSSGYAPVVKGLNLSFMNLSGVLSPSIGGLVHLTFLDLSHNDFLGGIPKEIGNCLSLEQLYLNDNQFTGQIPVEVGKLSNLRSLNICNNKINGSLPEELGNLSLLVDFVAYTNNITGSIPPSFGNLKNLVTFRAGQNAISGSMPAEIGGCKSLKLLGLAQNAIEGELPKAIGMLQSMTDMILWGNQVSGPIPKELGNCTSLETIALYQNNLVGPIPPELGNLKSLKKLYIYRNGLNGTIPQEIGNLSFATEIDFSENYLIGEIPTELSKIRGLSLLYLFQNQLTGVIPNELSSLRNLTKLDLSMNYLKGPIPDGFQYLTELYQLQLFNNSLSGSIPRWLGLHSGLWVVDFSDNLLTGRIPPYLCQHSNLILLNLEANDLNGNIPPGVVNCKSLVQLRLVGNRLTGSFPSELCNLPNLSAIELDQNKFTGPIPPEIRNCQKLQRLHISDNYFTSELPKEIGYLSQLVTFNISSNLLTGRIPPEIVNCKMLQRLDLSRNRFVDALPNELGTLLQLELLRLSENNFTGNIPATLGNLSHLTELQMGGNLFSGEIPPELGSLSSLQIAMNLSFNNFTGRIPATLGNLNLLEFLLLNNNHLTGDIPSSFENLSSLMGCNFSYNDLTGPLPPIPLFQNMAISSFIGNKGLCGGPLIGCSVNPSLHSVPSLESGGTRRGKIVTVIAGAVGGVSLILIAIILYFMRHPGQTVPSLQDKDTLSPDMDMYLPPKEGFTFQDLVEATNNFHESYVIGRGACGTVYKAVMRTGQTIAVKKLSSNREGNNIENSFQAEISTLGNIRHRNIVKLYGFCYHQGSNLLLYEYMAKGSLGELLHGASCSLDWPTRFMIALGAAEGLAYLHHDCKPRIVHRDIKSNNILLDEKFEAHVGDFGLAKVIDMPYSKSMSAVAGSYGYIAPEYAYTMKVTEKCDIYSYGVVLLELLTGRTPVQSLDQGGDLVTWVRHYVQDHSLTSGILDGRLNLQDRSIVDHMLNVLKIALICTSMTPFDRPSIREVVLMLIESNEQAGDFSPTYDLPLKVDTDLLKDDEDLPLKDDTRHPPLKDDTR; encoded by the exons ATGATCATAGACTTTGAGAG GGTTACTAAAATGTCCAAAAAATGGGAGTTGAGGAGGGCTTTGGAACTGGAGTTTGCAGGAATTTTACTTGCCTTGACTCTACTTGCTTCTACTTCAGAGGGGCTGAATACCGAGGGGCTGTACCTTTTAGAGCTAAAGAAAAGTATTCaggatgaattttattttttgggaaatTGGAACTCCTCTGATCAAACACCATGTGGTTGGATAGGTGTAAATTGCTCTTCTGGTTATGCTCCAGTGGTCAAAGGTCTTAATTTAAGTTTCATGAATCTGTCAGGAGTCCTCAGCCCTAGCATTGGTGGTTTGGTTCATCTAACTTTTCTTGATCTTTCACACAATGATTTCTTGGGAGGCATACCCAAGGAGATTGGAAACTGTTTGAGTTTGGAACAACTTTATCTGAACGATAACCAGTTTACGGGCCAAATACCTGTGGAGGTGGGTAAGCTGTCAAATTTAAGAAGTTTGAATATTTGTAATAACAAAATCAATGGTTCTCTTCCTGAGGAGCTTGGGAACTTGTCTTTACTCGTTGATTTTGTGGCATACACCAACAATATTACGGGTTCAATACCCCCATCTTTTGGAAATCTCAAGAATCTGGTAACTTTTAGAGCTGGGCAGAATGCTATTTCTGGTAGCATGCCAGCCGAAATAGGTGGATGTAAGAGCTTGAAACTGCTTGGTCTTGCCCAAAATGCTATAGAGGGGGAATTGCCTAAGGCGATTGGGATGCTTCAGAGCATGACAGATATGATTCTGTGGGGTAACCAGGTATCTGGGCCTATACCAAAGGAGCTTGGAAATTGCACTAGCCTTGAGACTATTGCTTTGTATCAGAACAATCTTGTGGGGCCTATACCTCCAGAACTTGGGAACCTGAAGTCATTGAAGAAGTTGTACATCTACAGGAATGGCTTGAATGGAACCATTCCACAGGAAATTGGAAATCTTTCTTTTGCAACTGAGATTGATTTCTCGGAGAACTATTTGATAGGTGAGATCCCAACAGAGTTAAGTAAGATAAGAGGTCTAAGCTTACTGTACCTTTTCCAGAACCAGCTAACAGGTGTGATTCCAAATGAACTGAGTAGCTTGAGGAACTTGACAAAGCTTGATCTTTCAATGAATTACCTCAAAGGTCCTATTCCAGATGGGTTTCAATATTTGACTGAACTGTACCAGTTACAGCTGTTTAACAATTCTCTAAGCGGTAGCATACCTCGGTGGCTTGGACTTCACAGCGGACTTTGGGTAGTTGATTTTTCCGATAACTTACTGACAGGAAGAATACCTCCATATCTCTGTCAACATTCCAATCTAATTTTGTTGAACCTGGAGGCTAATGATCTTAATGGAAATATTCCACCTGGAGTCGTGAACTGTAAATCATTAGTGCAACTTCGTCTAGTTGGAAACAGGCTAACTGGGAGCTTTCCTTCAGAGTTATGCAATTTGCCAAACCTTTCTGCAATTGAGTTGGACCAGAACAAATTCACTGGTCCAATTCCTCCAGAGATTAGGAACTGCCAAAAGTTGCAAAGGCTTCATATTTCAGACAATTACTTTACATCTGAGTTGCCAAAGGAAATAGGATATCTGTCTCAATTGGTGACTTTCAACATATCATCCAATTTGCTCACCGGGCGGATTCCGCCTGAAATTGTTAACTGCAAGATGCTTCAACGACTTGATCTCAGTAGGAATCGATTTGTAGATGCTTTGCCAAATGAGCTGGGAACCCTTTTGCAATTAGAGCTTCTCAGGCTTTCAGAAAATAATTTCACTGGAAACATACCAGCAACACTAGGAAACCTCTCCCATTTGACAGAGTTGCAGATGGGTGGCAACTTGTTTTCTGGTGAAATACCACCAGAATTGGGTTCGCTTTCAAGCTTGCAGATTGCAATGAATCTCAGTTTTAATAATTTCACTGGGAGAATACCAGCAACGCTTGGAAATCTTAATTTACTTGAATTCCTGCTACTCAATAACAATCACTTGACTGGTGACATTCCCAGCTCATTTGAGAATCTGTCGAGCTTAATGGGCTGCAACTTCTCATACAATGACCTTACTGGACCTTTACCTCCCATCCCACTGTTTCAGAACATGGCAATTAGCAGCTTTATCGGGAACAAAGGTCTTTGTGGTGGACCTCTCATTGGTTGCAGTGTAAATCCGTCTCTTCATTCTGTTCCATCTCTGGAAAGTGGGGGTACTCGACGCGGTAAAATTGTTACAGTAATTGCAGGTGCTGTGGGAGGTGTTTCTCTTATTCTCATTGCTATTATCTTATATTTCATGAGACATCCAGGTCAGACAGTTCCTTCCTTGCAAGATAAAGATACTCTATCTCCTGATATGGATATGTACTTGCCTCCAAAGGAGGGATTCACATTCCAAGATCTAGTTGAGGCGACAAATAACTTTCATGAAAGCTATGTTATTGGAAGGGGAGCTTGTGGAACCGTTTATAAGGCAGTAATGAGAACTGGACAGACAATTGCTGTTAAGAAGCTATCATCGAACCGGGAGGGCAACAACATTGAAAACAGTTTCCAGGCTGAGATTTCGACTTTAGGAAATATAAGGCATCGAAATATTGTGAAGTTATATGGATTCTGTTATCACCAGGGTtccaatcttcttctttatgaGTACATGGCAAAGGGTAGCTTGGGTGAATTGCTTCATGGTGCCTCTTGTAGCTTGGACTGGCCTACCCGTTTTATGATTGCCCTTGGAGCTGCTGAAGGTCTTGCTTATTTACATCATGACTGCAAACCCAGGATTGTCCACCGTGATATAAAGTCCAATAACATTTTGCTAGATGAGAAATTCGAAGCCCATGTAGGTGATTTTGGTTTGGCAAAAGTGATTGATATGCCTTATTCAAAATCAATGTCAGCAGTTGCAGGATCGTATGGATATATTGCTCCTG AGTATGCATACACCATGAAGGTTACAGAAAAATGCGATATCTATAGCTACGGTGTTGTTCTATTGGAGTTGCTAACTGGAAGAACTCCTGTACAGTCACTAGATCAAGGAGGTGATCTTGTCACCTGGGTGAGGCATTATGTTCAAGACCATTCATTGACATCTGGGATACTTGATGGTCGGTTAAATCTTCAGGACAGAAGTATTGTTGATCACATGCTTAATGTCTTAAAAATTGCTTTGATATGCACAAGCATGACGCCTTTCGACCGTCCTTCAATTCGAGAAGTTGTGCTGATGCTTATTGAGTCTAATGAGCAAGCAGGGGACTTTTCTCCAACTTATGATCTTCCTTTGAAAGTTGATACAGATCTTCTGAAGGATGATGAAGATCTTCCTTTGAAAGACGACACCCGACATCCTCCTTTGAAAGATGATACCCGATGA